Proteins co-encoded in one Lasioglossum baleicum chromosome 14, iyLasBale1, whole genome shotgun sequence genomic window:
- the Vps13 gene encoding vacuolar protein sorting 13C isoform X1 produces MVFESIVTELLNKVLGEYIQDLDHTQLKLSLWGGDVVLNNLLIKETALDVLDLPIRLGYGKLGKLILKIPFKDMWNGQIDAIVEELFLLIVPTSQVAYDAEKESKVQLEAKRAELARVEKTKQLADTKSQEKLDDSMIEKLVARMIKNIHVEIKRIHVRYEDHVSFKDHPFSAGFTLDKFILESCTDTWKTDGNMKDMYAILQIFKCCTLDGLAVYLNTTATQFSSKPQSYYSDLFCSGIATTDHNPPGYQYLLGPINVNAKLKLNPKPETDGSNYTIPKVWLDLEMQKLRIGLTKKQYHTLVQLGEGLDHAQKKAPYRKYRPNLTSYRGHYKEWWHFAYECILEETVRRNRRNWDWNHMKQHRDLCREYANVYQTKLTAKKVAQEIENRLTECEKKLDIFNLVIIRHQIEMEVERLAEKEKSLKAKRGWFGFLWSTAQTEETEDLNSAAAIMRKFEQAMTPQEKEKLYRAIDYQENSAPAHYPETYVMIDTRFLLHELQIEFLDTDKEYPCILDLQLHVVEAVFNSRPAANAILVTASINEMKLLGTKQDDHVPSLFNSHEHSAEKVLIYVSYEKNPLDKLCGDRVIVRSTSVDIVYDAQTVIELVNLFKLQNSSTLNQLQAAAAEQLEGFKEMSALGLEHAIQKHSALDIQVDMQASQLIIPHGGFYNSTKALLVVNLGSLKIHSLEKPKDDKTNVSVKQLISMGKSEEDVLLHLREHTYDKFVLKIVNVQILVSLPGEEWRTILSTVHDSMTLLHPTTLEIQFHKCLVTDDPLLPKLRLIGQLPSLVINITDNRLLQVMSIAQSIPLPKEEEPTELQKSSLSKSTSQLSLLKDLTTISEKKKKEGTTVKQTTDLEMKFEMKEFALLVSSQKDDVVKPFMKFEILQVEAELLQRTYDQEIMLRLGGVQVKQHYKETEIFMVNTPMTSGKHEYLITMQYINVNKRSPDFTTRHGSVIKLLKLEFTTLDVLLHQEGLINLLQFATYMQDQMNAITKTTMDTERPIRPRVSHLASIQEETSTFFKEQLYKQKLRSTSSRRKRTMIEHIDLKIQTKVGTIRMKIASESKDIAVFDVDGITAGFIMKASYSQANVNLSSMSILDLNAASIYRDIVSVTESTESLQVQVIMYNIDPSEIDKNNMSITVVMGCYRIVFLNMFVTSLMSFLNNFQAAQQAIKDASAAAAEAAKTNIKDVQESETRIGLAVKIKAPVIYVPMHSKSNRCLSLDMGNLTVCNVFKKLEVTNEAGDCPIVTEMKVELQNLKLSRVKLNMDQFTVENEILLLEPVSFTLLIKRNLSTSWFTSIPDIDMSGRLNKINLRISKEDYVTTLKVLEENLGEKVEETKSIQSVTQGDKKLEVEVEHHQIDKVERITAGVESADLQEQTQVHTSIKFEFVMDSLVISLFTGGSKMLRSESSLLHLPENGLATFCLTHFALKGRIFADGLIATSILLMNCTLDDTRQSRHGFLTRIMGRTTAVPTISEGETEPKMARSMLDVTFRQSLNDTFVDVRVFSFSIIVSIDYLMKVKDFFTIEEASTSKTTSQAVSKNYTETVPRKRQTPAPPNKKMFTINLHVEKPDIILLEDMDDINSNCVILNTELILKVRLMGEHQVITGSIKDLSILAGVYNPAKRNDWIYEVLRPCSISVAGSTPEGKGLHIDVCCTDIHVSVSPGVIEILNKVVHTVTKTEVKDEEEDHVAEPNYEGLWIITPFEESDFWFLKTEIAVEALEDFVYSGDEVVAAYKPEMAIISAPTILFTLEAGVGNKTLPMLLLHIGFQSNINDWSSKSMNVEATMSLIMAYYNSRLALWEPLIEPVEGIKNGKRVSTPWELKTKVQFNEVAIDSRGASVASPTSENEQDEWHQTAKMSIDIESSENLEITVTKTCLDVLKQLGNAFSSAITAGEKGAAKSVAPYVLKNETGLAMVLDLESSHFKVFDDRSKMPGEKTNSYMEVILESGASVQLASKTTKIQTPLLDQLKTDSIKEKEDDKFVISFKEIDCTLAIPVLRADKRFFSLRYRKGSSEEWGIVSDVVVDEGSTIVTLRSILQVHNHFSEPISVYYMTKRGNEVECVGVVAPDNKLNLPLDAVYTPTNSYWLFFSVEKYMVSIEPFVWKDLQKTVSMRKLLKCESRTEQEVVEPFYIKMFCVMIVVGSIFYNNNTIGLLFDAINWRSIFCRFIDYVKHFCLKSLSSEHPKHVEAPIQVVGEIEQVYFENTSRHTMASTIYNVHLYPSVYLKNFLPIDIIVSIPGTFQDKLLEAGTSYQIPTIDPGKSHIIIKLPNYLEKDWSCRGEILANPPEFSVWSFESFDSAQKVVMDLGMHTSYKHGSIVMALYCPFWMLNKTGLMLSYRKSSKGGKEHSSPAKNLLCVRKPHRQRAEYRKKKARSSGDDYLNVLYHPENFKGPILFSFRSKVFFGKKKAMIRVEDGEWSDKFPIDTAGSEGMVACKYNGMTYQIGVHNQLTYNSLTKQITFTPYYVILNNSSFLIECQEGDRPADPMFKVPPGECTPLWPRTEYEQKTLRAKIVSEPETTAPFIYTESHTTLLKLQNKYGGINVDVQVSEGGVYISLSVYTYGNAPALIVNHTSHTIHFWEKGSLNVRSVQSYNKMFYTWEKPAGPKKIVWEDHNKKEIENNLRKDTLGAFQLPDLEEEVFYVSFLGGAQRILLFTSNMKIAEDCQLAGDFETIEQEVTISIHGVGLSLVNNITRSELLYMCIASSGIIWETSKTTAQRWRGLSAHEVNTIEEGYQKYIRELQIGRDPSQKVILEPKLEVDYMTMEMLRPHRRFLRRTFQTGLWLQYRTSMHQVQLHAKINRLQIDNQLSDCVFPVILAPVPPPKSVTQSIVTKPFAELSMVKQLLEHSSVQQFRYFKVLIQEFHVKVDIIFINAIMGLFEANEVNDAEENELFKVDMKLVDEPLMYHVSLITTAEQKNFFDLLHFSPLKIHISFSMSGSNNAPSAVPQVLNVLLQGIGVTLTDINDIVFKLAYFERDYTFMTNKQLISEATMHYAGQAIKQAYVLVLGLDVIGNPYGLVVGTVKGIEDLFYEPFQGAIQGPGEFAEGLLLGVRSMLGHTVGGMAGAVSKITGAMGKGLAALTFDKDYQKKRQEQLNKQPSNLQEGLARSGKGLVMGVFDGVTGVVMKPISGAKEEGVEGFFKGFGKGVVGLVTRPTAGVIDFASGSLGAVKRATELNEEVKRVRPPRFFQPDNLVRSYIREEAEGHKILSELEKGKYASTDIYFYHVYISKDVILLTDKRIAYLEHCDLFGGWKVDWTHTWQEVGDLPRLVDRGIQISVKDGSKRKTFGKIFGSADQSKILLIQDHTTRQILYNKIQEQVNQCGL; encoded by the exons ATGGTTTTCGAGTCGATCGTTACCGAACTTTTGAACAAGGTGTTGGGGGAGTATATACAAGATTTGGATCATACGCAGTTAAAGCTCAGTTTATGGGGAG GGGATGTTGTGTTAAATAATTTGTTGATAAAAGAGACTGCATTGGATGTATTGGATTTGCCCATAAGATTAGGATATGGGAAACTGG GCAAACTTATATTAAAAATACCATTCAAGGATATGTGGAATGGTCAAATAGATGCGATAGTTGAAGAATTGTTTCTACTAATAGTACCGACGAGTCAGGTCGCGTACGATGCAGAGAAAGAAAGCAAAGTTCAGCTGGAAGCTAAGAGGGCAGAGCTGGCAAGAGTTGAGAAAACAAAGCAGTTGGCGGATACTAAAT CACAAGAAAAATTGGATGATTCGATGATCGAAAAGCTCGTTGCCCGTATGATAAAGAATATACATGTTGAAATTAAAAGGATACACGTACGATACGAAGATCATGTCTCTTTCAAAGATCATCCATTTTCAGCTGGCTTTACACTTGATAAATTCATTTTGGAGAGTTGTACAGACACTTGGAAAACGGATGGTAACATGAAAGACATGTATGCCATTCTTCAGATTTTTAAG TGTTGCACACTGGATGGCCTAGCCGTGTACCTTAATACAACTGCAACACAGTTTAGCAGCAAACCACAGTCATACTATTCGGATCTTTTCTGCAGTGGTATCGCGACCACAGATCATAATCCACCTGGTTACCAATATT TGCTGGGTCCAATAAACGTGAAcgcgaaattgaaattaaacccAAAACCAGAAACGGACGGCAGTAATTACACTATCCCCAAAGTGTGGTTGGACTTGGAAATGCAGAAATTGAGGATAGGACTGACGAAGAAGCAATATCATACTCTGGTTCAGTTAGGCGAAGGTTTGGATCATGCGCAGAAAAAAGCACCATATAGGAAGTACAGGCCTAATTTGACGTCGTACCGAGGACACTATAAAGAATG gtggcatttcGCGTACGAATGTATTCTGGAAGAAACGGTACGCAGAAATCGTAGGAATTGGGACTGGAATCATATGAAACAACATAGGGATCTATGTCGCGAATACGCCAACGTATATCAGACAAAACTAACAGCGAAGAAAGTTGCGCAAGAGATAGAAAATCGTCTCACAGAGTGCGAGAAAAAAttggacattttcaatttggtgATCATCAGGCATCAAATTGAAATGGAA GTAGAAAGATTGGCAGAAAAAGAAAAGAGTCTGAAAGCAAAGCGCGGGTGGTTTGGATTCCTCTGGTCCACTGCGCAAACGGAGGAAACCGAAGATTTGAATTCAGCGGCAGCAATAA TGCGGAAGTTCGAGCAGGCGATGACGCcacaggaaaaagagaaattgtACAGAGCGATCGATTATCAAGAAAACAGTGCGCCAGCTCATTATCCTGAAACATACGTGATGATCGACACCAGATTCCTTCTCCATGAACTTCAGATAGAATTTCTAGATACGGATAAAGAGTATCCGTGCATATTGGATCTTCAACTTCACGTTGTCGAAGCTGTTTTTAATTCGAGGCCAGCCGCGAAtgctatatt AGTCACGGCATCAatcaatgaaatgaaacttcTGGGAACGAAACAGGACGATCACGTTCCTTCGCTGTTTAATTCACACGAACATAGCGCAGAAAAGGTTCTAATATATGTGTCCTACGAGAAGAATCCTCTGGATAAATTATGTGGCGATCGTGTTATAGTGAGATCGACATCGGTAGACATTGTTTACGATGCACAAACTGTGATAGAATTggttaatttattcaaattacaaAACTCTTCAACTTTAAACCA GCTTCAAGCGGCTGCTGCAGAACAGCTTGAAGGTTTTAAGGAGATGTCTGCTCTCGGCCTAGAACACGCCATTCAAAAGCATTCAGCGCTAGATATACAG GTCGACATGCAGGCGTCACAATTGATCATTCCGCACGGTGGATTCTACAACAGCACAAAGGCATTGTTAGTAGTCAATCTCGGTAGTTTAAAAATACACTCGTTAGAGAAGCCAAAGGACGATAAGACGAATGTATCTGTTAAACAGTTAATCAGCATGGGTAAAAGTGAAGAGGACGTCTTGTTGCATCTCAGAGAGCACACTTATGACAAATTTGTTCTGAAAATAGTTAATGTTCAA ATACTAGTTTCTCTTCCGGGGGAAGAGTGGCGCACAATTTTATCAACGGTTCACGATTCCATGACACTACTGCATCCGACAACGCTTGAAATACAGTTTCACAAATGTTTAGTTACTGATGATCCCCTGCTCCCGAAGTTGAGGCTAATTGGCCAATTACCGTCGCTTGTAATCAATATTACCG ACAATCGCTTGTTACAAGTCATGTCCATCGCTCAGAGTATACCATTGCCGAAAGAGGAAGAGCCCACGGAACTTCAGAAGTCCTCACTT AGTAAATCTACTTCGCAATTGTCCCTGTTGAAAGATCTGACAACGATTtcggagaagaagaaaaaggaaggCACGACCGTTAAACAAACCACCGATCTagaaatgaaatttgaaatGAAAG AATTTGCGCTGCTGGTTTCCTCCCAAAAGGATGATGTGGTAAAGCCGTTTATGAAATTCGAGATACTGCAAGTGGAAGCAGAATTGTTGCAGCGAACGTACGACCAAGAGATAATGTTAAGATTGGGTGGTGTTCAAGTGAAACAGCATTACaaagaaacagaaatatttatggTGAACACACCTATGACATCTGGCAAGCACGAATACCTAATAACGATGCAATATATAAAC GTGAACAAGCGATCTCCAGATTTTACAACGAGACACGGGTCCGTTATTAAATTGCTCAAGTTGGAATTCACAACGTTGGACGTTTTACTTCACCAGGAGGGGTTAATCAATCTTCTGCAGTTCGCAACATACATGCAG GATCAAATGAACGCGATAACAAAAACTACGATGGATACGGAGCGTCCAATACGCCCAAGGGTAAGTCATTTGGCTTCCATACAAGAGGAAACATCCACCTTCTTCAAGGAACAACTTTATAAGCAAAAGCTTCGGTCAACGTCATCGC GTCGAAAGAGAACAATGATCGAACATATAGATTTGAAGATTCAAACGAAAGTTGGAACCATTCGTATGAAGATAGCTAGTGAAAGCAAAGATATTGCTGTGTTCGACGTCGACGGTATCACAGCAGGATTTATAATGAAAGCTTCTTATTCTCAAGCGAACGTTAATTTATCCTCCATGAGTATTCTAGATCTTAATGCTGCGTCAATTTACAGAGAC ATTGTATCAGTGACAGAGAGCACCGAGTCTTTACAAGTTCAGGTTATAATGTATAATATCGATCCATCAGAGATCGACAAGAATAATATGTCTATCACCGTTGTGATGGGCTGCTATCGTATCGTGTTCTTAAATATGTTTGTCACCAGCCTAATG AGTTTCTTAAATAACTTCCAAGCAGCTCAGCAAGCCATAAAGGATGCATCGGCTGCAGCTGCAGAAGCTGCGAAAACAAACATTAAAGATGTGCAAGAAAGTGAAACACGTATCGGCCTCGCAGTGAAAATTAAG GCTCCTGTTATATACGTACCGATGCATTCGAAGAGCAATCGTTGTTTATCGCTGGACATGGGTAATCTGACGGTGTGCAATGTATTCAAAAAGCTGGAAGTCACAAACGAGGCAGGAGATTGTCCgattgtcactgaaatgaaggtcGAACTGCAAAACTTAAAATTATCTAG GGTGAAGCTGAACATGGACCAGTTCACAGTCGAGAATGAAATATTACTGTTAGAGCCAGTTAGTTTCACGTTACTTATTAAACGTAATTTATCAACCTCTTGGTTTACCTCTATTCCGGATATCGACATGTCCGGCAGACTAAACAAAATTAATCTGCGAATTAGTAAGGAGGATTATGTGACCACGCTGAAGGTATTAGAAGAGAACTTAGGTGAGAAGGTTGAAGAAACAAAATCCATTCAAAGCGTTACGCAAGGTGACAAAAAGCTCGAAGTAGAAGTTGAACATCATCAAATTG ACAAAGTTGAAAGGATTACCGCAGGTGTTGAAAGCGCAGATTTACAGGAACAAACTCAAGTGCACACTTCCATCAAATTCGAATTTGTCATGGACAGTCTTGTAATTAGTTTATTTACAGGCGGTTCGAAAATG CTACGGTCTGAAAGTTCCCTGCTACATCTGCCGGAGAATGGATTAGCGACGTTTTGTTTGACTCATTTCGCATTGAAAGGTAGAATATTTGCCGATGGTCTAATAGCAACTTCTATTCTCCTGATGAACTGTACTTTGGACGATACAAGGCAAAGTAGACATGGTTTTCTGACCAGAATCATGGGAAGAACGACAGCTGTACCGACCATAAGCGAAGGGGAAACAGAGCCGAAGATGGCTCGCAGTATGTTGGACGTGACTTTTAGACAAAGCCTAAACGATACTTTTG TCGACGTTCGAGTTTTCTCTTTCAGTATAATCGTCTCCATTGATTACCTAATGAAAGTGAAGGATTTCTTTACCATCGAAGAAGCATCCACCAGTAAAACAACATCCCAAGCAGTATCGAAAAATTATACTGAAACGGTGCCGAGGAAAAGACAGACTCCTGCCCCACCGAATAAGAAAATGTTCACTATTAATCTGCACGTTGAGAAGCCAGATATTATACTACTCGAAGACATGGATGACATCAATTCAAATTGCGTCATACTGAAT aCCGAGCTGATCTTGAAAGTACGGCTGATGGGCGAACACCAAGTGATAACAGGTTCTATAAAAGATTTGTCGATTCTGGCTGGTGTATACAATCCAGCGAAAAGAAATGACTGGATATACGAG GTTCTACGACCATGCAGTATTAGTGTAGCTGGCTCTACACCGGAAGGGAAAGGTCTTCATATAGATGTTTGTTGCACCGATATTCATGTATCTGTATCACCAG GTGTGATAGAGATATTGAATAAAGTGGTTCACACTGTTACGAAAACAGAAGTaaaggacgaagaagaagatcATGTTGCTGAACCAAATTATGAAGGATTGTGGATTATCACGCCGTTCGAAGAGAGTGATTTTTGGTTCCTGAAAACTG AAATTGCAGTGGAAGCTCTAGAAGATTTTGTATATTCTGGCGACGAAGTTGTTGCAGCTTATAAACCAGAAATGGCAATCATTTCTGCGCCTACGATTTTATTCACATTAGAGGCAGGTGTTGGCAACAAAACCCTACCTATGCTACTGCTTCATATTGGATTTCAAAGCAATATCAATGATTGGAGTTCGAAATCG ATGAACGTGGAGGCTACGATGTCGTTGATTATGGCATATTATAACAGTCGTCTCGCGTTATGGGAACCCTTGATCGAGCCTGTAGAAGGGATCAAGAATGGCAAACGTGTTTCTACACCATGGGAATTGAAGACAAAG GTACAATTTAACGAAGTCGCGATAGACTCTAGAGGGGCAAGCGTGGCTAGCCCGACTTCTGAGAATGAACAAGATGAATGGCACCAGACAGCGAAAATGTCCATTGACATAGAGTCTTCG GAAAATCTCGAGATAACTGTGACCAAGACTTGTCTCGACGTGCTCAAACAGCTTGGCAATGCATTTTCCTCTGCGATTACTGCCGGTGAAAAGGGAGCTGCTAAAAGCGTGGCACCTTACGTGCTTAAAAACGAAACCGGTTTGGCCATGGTTTTAGATTTGGAAAGCAGTCATTTTAAG GTATTTGATGATAGGTCGAAGATGCCAGGAGAAAAAACGAACTCGTATATGGAAGTAATCCTTGAATCTGGAGCGTCGGTGCAGCTCGCCTCGAAAACTACGAAAATTCAAACACCGTTGCTAGATCAGCTGAAGACTGATTCGATTAAAGAAAAAGAAGACGATAAATTCGTTATTTCG TTCAAAGAAATCGATTGCACGTTGGCTATACCCGTTCTAAGAGCCGACAAGAGGTTCTTTTCTTTGAGATATCGAAAGGGAAGTTCCGAAGAATGGGGAATCGTATCTGATGTTGTAGTGGACGAAGGTAGCACTATTGTCACTCTTCGAAGCATTCTTCAG GTGCACAATCATTTCAGCGAACCGATATCGGTGTATTACATGACTAAACGTGGAAATGAAGTTGAATGTGTGGGCGTTGTTGCTCCGGATAACAAATTGAACCTTCCATTAGATGCAGTGTACACTCCGACAAATAGTTACTGGCTGTTTTTCAGCGTTGAGAA ATACATGGTTTCGATAGAGCCATTCGTTTGGAAAGATTTGCAAAAGACGGTATCTATGAGAAAACTTTTGAAATGCGAAAGCCGCACGGAACAGGAAGTAGTAGAACCGTTTTACATAAAG ATGTTTTGCGTGATGATTGTGGTTGGTAGTATTTTCTATAATAACAACACTATTGGCTTATTATTTGATGCTATTAACTGGCGATCCATATTCTGTCGTTTCATTGATTATGTCAAGCACTTTTGCTTGAAAAGTTTATCCTCTGAACACCCAAAACATGTGGAAGCACCTATTCAG GTTGTAGGAGAAATAGAACAGGTTTACTTTGAGAATACCAGCCGACATACGATGGCTAGTACAATTTACAATGTGCATTTATATCCATCCGTGTACTTGAAGAACTTCCTACCGATTGACATTATCGTGTCCATTCCTGGGACTTTCCAGGACAAATTATTGGAAGCTGGCACCTCGTATCAAATTCCTACAATCGATCCCGGGAAATCTCATATAATCATCAAG CTACCAAATTATTTAGAGAAAGACTGGTCATGTAGAGGCGAGATACTCGCAAATCCACCAGAATTCTCAGTATGGTCCTTTGAATCATTCGATAGCGCGCAAAAAGTTGTAATGGACTTGGGAATGCATACATCCTACAAGCACGGATCTATCGTTATGGCATTGTACTGTCCATTTTGGATGTTGAATAAAACAGGTTTAATGTTGTCTTATCGG AAATCAAGTAAGGGTGGCAAAGAACACTCAAGTCCAGCCAAG AATTTGCTTTGTGTCAGGAAACCCCATCGACAACGTGCAGAGTACAGGAAGAAGAAAGCACGTTCG AGCGGGGATGACTATTTAAATGTGTTGTATCACCCTGAGAATTTTAAAGGACCCATACTATTCTCGTTCCGCTCGAAAGTTTTCTTCGGTAAGAAAAAGGCGATGATCAGAGTGGAAGACGGAGAATGGTCCGATAAGTTTCCAATCGATACTGCTGGGAGCGAGGGAATGGTTGCTTGCAAATACAATGGAATGACATACCAG ATTGGAGTCCACAACCAGCTGACCTATAATTCTCTGACAAAGCAGATTACGTTCACGCCGTACTATGTAATCTTAAACAATTCGAGCTTCCTTATCGAATGCCAAGAAGGTGATCGACCAGCCGATCCCATGTTCAAG GTTCCTCCCGGCGAATGTACACCTCTGTGGCCTCGGACGGAATACGAGCAAAAGACTCTGAGGGCCAAGATCGTAAGTGAACCTGAAACAACAGCGCCATTCATTTACACCGAAAGCCATACAACTTTGCTAAAGCTGCAGAACAAG TACGGAGGTATCAACGTGGATGTACAAGTAAGCGAAGGAGGAGTTTACATATCCTTATCCGTTTACACTTATGGAAATGCTCCAGCGTTGATCGTCAATCATACATCTCATACTATTCACTTCTGGGAAAAAGGCTCGTTGAATGTCAG ATCTGTACAATCGTATAACAAAATGTTCTACACTTGGGAGAAACCAGCAGGCCCGAAGAAGATAGTATGGGAGGACCATAATAAAAAGGAAATCGAAAACAATTTGAGAAAG GATACTTTAGGTGCTTTCCAACTGCCAGATCTGGAAGAAGAAGTATTTTACGTGTCATTCTTGGGCGGTGCTCAACGAATACTTTTATTCACGTCGAACATGAAAATCGCAGAAGACTGTCAACTGGCCGGTGATTTCGAAACGATAGAGCAAGAAGTGACGATTAGTATTCACGGGGTTGGACTGTCGCTTGTGAACAACATAACGAGATCGGAGCTGTTGTACATGTGTATAGCTAG TTCTGGAATCATTTGGGAAACAAGTAAAACCACTGCTCAACGCTGGCGAGGTCTCAGCGCGCACGAGGTGAACACAATAGAAGAAGGTTACCAGAAATATATCCGAGAATTGCAAATAGGAAGAGATCCTTCGCAGAAAGTAATACTCGAGCCGAAACTAGAG GTCGATTACATGACCATGGAAATGTTGAGGCCTCACCGCAGATTTCTGCGACGAACCTTCCAAACCGGATTATGGTTGCAGTACCGAACATCGATGCAtcaagtgcaattgcatgcgAAGATCAACAGACTCCAAATCGACAATCAGCTCTCGGATTGCGTTTTCCCAGTGATTTTAGCTCCAGTTCCACCTCCGAAAAGTGTCACTCAAAGCATTG TCACGAAGCCGTTCGCTGAACTTAGTATGGTGAAACAGTTGTTAGAGCACAGCAGTGTTCAGCAGTTCCGGTACTTCAAGGTTCTCATACAGGAGTTCCATGTGAAAGTAGATATCATATTTATCAATGCTATAATGGGACTGTTCGAGGCGAACGAAGTGAACGACGCGGAGGAA AACGAGCTGTTCAAAGTGGACATGAAACTGGTTGACGAGCCGTTGATGTATCACGTCAGCCTAATCACAACGGCAGAGCAAAAGAACTTCTTCGATTTACTTCATTTCTCTCCACTGAAG ATACACATAAGTTTCTCGATGTCTGGAAGCAACAATGCACCATCCGCAGTGCCTCAAGTATTAAACGTGCTGTTACAAGGGATTGGTGTCACGTTAACTGACATCAACGATATCGTCTTCAA ATTGGCATATTTTGAAAGAGATTACACTTTCATGACGAATAAACAACTAATTTCCGAAGCAACGATGCATTACGCGGGCCAAGCGATTAAACAAGCCTACGTTCTTGTTTTGGGACTCGACGTGATCGGCAATCCGTACGGACTTGTAGTTGGCACCGTGAAAGGAATCGAGGATCTATTTTATGAACCTTTCCAAGGTGCTATACAAGGACCTGGAGAATTTGCGGAAGGATTGCTTCTTGGTGTGAGAAGTATGCTGGGCCACACTGTTGGTGGAATGGCAGGAGCTGTGTCGAAAATTACCGGAGCCATGG GCAAGGGCCTAGCTGCTCTAACATTCGACAAGGACTACCAAAAGAAACGACAGGAACAACTTAACAAACAACCCTCTAATTTGCAAGAAGGTCTCGCCCGGAGTGGGAAAGGTTTGGTGATG GGAGTGTTCGATGGCGTAACCGGAGTCGTAATGAAGCCTATATCGGGTGCTAAAGAGGAAGGTGTGGAAGGCTTCTTCAAAGGATTTGGAAAGGGTGTCGTTGGACTCGTTACCAGACCAACTGCTGGCGTTATAGATTTCGCTAGCGGATCGCTGGGTGCTGTGAAACG AGCGACGGAGTTAAACGAGGAAGTAAAGAGAGTGAGACCGCCTAGATTTTTCCAGCCGGATAATTTAGTCAGATCATACATAAGGGAAGAAGCCGAAGGGCATAAGATTCTGAGT GAATTAGAGAAAGGAAAATACGCGTCCACCGATATATATTTCTATCATGTGTATATTTCGAAAGACGTGATATTACTCACCGATAAGAGGATAGCATACTTGGAACACTGTGATTTGTTCGGCGGATGGAAG GTGGATTGGACTCACACGTGGCAAGAGGTTGGTGATTTACCAAGGTTAGTCGACAGGGGTATCCAGATCTCTGTTAAAGATGGCAGTAAAAGGAAAACGTTCGGGAAAATATTTGGTAGCGCAGATCAATCAAAAATACTTTTAATACAGGATCATACCACACGACAG attttatataataaaatacaagAACAAGTTAATCAATGCGGTCTGTAA